One window of Desulfobacca acetoxidans DSM 11109 genomic DNA carries:
- a CDS encoding phosphorylase family protein: MAAVREELQPLWRRNRPRRIEFGKAPAWILTKGNYECVAVLSGMGRERARRWTERAIAAFAPDCLLTAGFGGALNPSLPPGAVVLAAEFWQLEPREGALNRLEPILAGPPAALVGYLREKGINAYEGVSITTPAIMPKASLPLQITRLPLPVVDLETAAVALAAQAHRLPLVGVRAITDTGSEEIAPFLADLINTQGIVTISSLIQAVRQRPQRLGYLGHLWRRSRLAGRQLGRALNLILDYIDFHV, from the coding sequence ATGGCGGCAGTTCGAGAGGAATTGCAGCCGCTCTGGCGTAGAAATCGACCCCGGCGGATAGAATTCGGCAAGGCCCCAGCCTGGATTCTGACGAAAGGCAATTATGAGTGTGTCGCCGTTCTGTCCGGTATGGGCAGAGAACGGGCCCGGAGGTGGACCGAGCGGGCCATTGCCGCATTTGCCCCCGATTGTCTGCTGACGGCAGGATTTGGAGGCGCCCTGAACCCATCTTTGCCGCCGGGTGCGGTGGTGTTGGCCGCCGAGTTCTGGCAATTAGAACCCCGGGAAGGCGCCCTCAATCGTCTGGAGCCGATCCTGGCCGGGCCTCCGGCGGCATTGGTAGGTTATTTGCGGGAAAAGGGGATTAACGCCTACGAAGGCGTCAGCATCACAACCCCGGCGATCATGCCAAAAGCCTCGCTCCCCCTCCAAATAACCCGATTGCCCCTGCCCGTGGTTGATCTGGAGACGGCCGCAGTGGCGTTGGCGGCCCAGGCGCACCGCCTGCCATTGGTAGGAGTGCGGGCGATCACTGATACCGGCAGCGAGGAGATTGCCCCCTTTCTGGCCGACCTCATCAATACCCAAGGCATCGTCACGATATCTTCGCTCATCCAGGCAGTCAGGCAACGTCCCCAACGCCTGGGTTATCTCGGGCATCTGTGGCGCCGCTCCCGTCTGGCTGGCCGACAGTTGGGCAGGGCCTTGAATCTCATACTGGATTATATAGATTTTCATGTTTAA
- a CDS encoding carotenoid biosynthesis protein — MSESTPSFVSLLWGTLFLRPYVFIFLAAYLCLATRHLGLGPTLLYLLLGYGIAWTSEFCSIHTGIPYGLYMYIPATHSQELWVLGVPLMDSLSYVFLSYASYSLALFLLAPLPRSPVSGHPVNTGRYNLATLLLAVVLFVTLDIIIDPLALRGYRWFLGQIYGYPEAGIYFGIPLSNFVGWFVVGLVMVAVLQRLSHWSVPFPWLSWGQSRSTNDGYLGAGLYLGILLFNLILTFYIGETLLGLVGLFIYLPFTTLAILVRCHPGFKAN, encoded by the coding sequence ATGTCTGAGTCCACTCCTTCTTTTGTAAGCCTGCTCTGGGGTACATTATTCCTGCGACCTTACGTCTTTATTTTTCTGGCGGCCTATCTCTGTCTGGCCACGCGCCATCTGGGTCTCGGGCCGACTCTGCTGTACCTGCTTCTCGGCTACGGCATTGCCTGGACGTCGGAATTCTGCTCTATTCACACCGGCATTCCGTACGGGTTATATATGTATATTCCGGCGACTCACAGCCAGGAACTCTGGGTTCTGGGAGTGCCCTTGATGGACTCCCTGTCATACGTCTTCCTATCTTACGCCAGTTACAGCCTGGCTTTGTTTTTGCTGGCCCCCCTACCACGTTCGCCCGTCTCGGGACATCCCGTCAACACCGGCAGGTATAATCTGGCAACCCTGCTTTTGGCGGTGGTGCTCTTTGTAACCCTGGATATCATCATCGATCCATTGGCGCTGCGCGGCTATCGCTGGTTTCTGGGGCAGATCTACGGGTATCCGGAAGCGGGCATTTATTTTGGCATCCCCTTGAGCAATTTTGTCGGCTGGTTTGTCGTCGGGTTGGTGATGGTCGCGGTCCTCCAACGCCTCAGCCACTGGTCTGTGCCGTTTCCGTGGCTGTCCTGGGGGCAAAGCCGGTCCACCAATGATGGCTATCTGGGCGCCGGGCTGTATCTTGGAATTCTGCTGTTTAACCTGATCCTGACATTTTATATCGGAGAGACCCTCTTGGGACTGGTAGGGCTTTTTATTTACCTGCCGTTCACCACTCTTGCAATACTAGTGCGCTGTCACCCAGGGTTCAAAGCGAACTAG
- a CDS encoding acyl-CoA thioesterase, producing MSWETYRHRTEVRVRFGDTDPYGIVYFVSYFRYCHQAIEEFLRSLELLPEETFRNVPEGFGLPIVEAHGKFLRPTRYGDLVEIDTRIQELRRKAIIFHFDFFLAGKSDLIAEGTATMVAISPQWRAIPLPERIQTRLSRAGGKVEKA from the coding sequence ATGAGTTGGGAGACCTATCGACATCGGACTGAGGTGCGGGTGCGTTTCGGCGATACCGATCCATACGGCATCGTTTACTTTGTCAGCTATTTCCGCTATTGTCACCAGGCCATCGAAGAATTCCTGCGCTCTCTCGAATTGCTTCCGGAGGAGACTTTCCGGAACGTGCCAGAAGGCTTCGGCCTGCCGATAGTGGAGGCCCACGGGAAATTCCTGCGGCCGACGCGCTATGGCGATCTAGTCGAGATCGATACCAGGATTCAGGAGCTACGCCGCAAAGCAATCATCTTTCATTTTGATTTTTTCCTGGCCGGGAAATCAGACCTGATAGCGGAAGGAACAGCCACTATGGTCGCCATCAGCCCGCAATGGCGAGCCATTCCGTTGCCGGAACGGATACAGACCCGGCTTTCCCGGGCCGGGGGGAAAGTCGAAAAGGCTTGA